CGGTAGCTATCATTTCTCCACCACCTTGGTAAGGAGGTAGCTTTTCTAACCATTCTTGTTTGCCGTACAACATTCCAACACCTGTTGGTCCACATAATTTATGGGCAGAAGCTACATAAAAATCAACGTTTAAAGCTTGTACATCTGGTTTAATATGAGGTGTAGCCTGAGCTCCATCAATTAAAACAGCAGCGTTTACTTTGTGCGCAGCATTAATAATTTCTTCAATTGGATTAACGGTTCCTAATGCGTTAGAAACATGGTTACAAAAAACCAATTTTGTCTTCTCATTCAATAAATTATGGTAAGCTTCCATGTTTAAAGAACCGTCTTCTAACATCGGAATAACCTTTAAAATAGCGCCTGTTTTTTCGCACAACATTTGCCAAGGCACAATATTAGAATGGTGTTCTAATGCCGAAACAATGATTTCATCACCTGCATTTAAAAGGGTTGCAAAACCAGCGGCAACTCTATTAATACTGTCTGTTGTACCAGAAGTTAAAATAATTTCATAAGCTTCTTTTGCATTAAAATGTTTCTGAATTTTAATACGTGCTTGTTCGTATTTATCTGTCGCTTCCTGACTTAAAGTATGCACACCTCTGTGAATATTAGCATTGTAATTGCTATAATAATCTACAATGGCATCAATAACAACTTGTGGTGTTTGTGAAGTGGCAGCATTATCAAAATAGACTAAAGGTTTTCCGTGAACCGTTCTTTTTAGAATGGGAAAATCTTCTCGAATTTTATCAACATTTATCATACAAAATCAATTTAAAAGACAAAGATAAAGGTTGATTTTTTAAACTTGTAAAAAAGCCAATATGATTTTCTTATTTTTACATAACTAAACTCTTTTCTCATGAAAATTTTTAAACGGATTCTACTTTTAGTATTGATTCTTGTTTTAAGTACAATAATTTATAATTATCCAAAATTGAATATGTTATCTGGCTATTCTGCTAAAAATATTGCTTCTTCTGTTTTTGTTGCCAATAGAACTTTAGCCTTTACAGACAAAACAGATAATAATTTTGCGCCTGTTAATTTAGCTTCTGATGCAATTGATTTAGAAAGTAAAATAGCAATTTCTTCTGCGTTTGGCTTATTAACTAGAAAAGCAGTTTATAGAAAAGGTTTAGGAGCTGTTTTAACCTTAACAGAAAAGGATGAAACTGCCAATTACCTAGTACCTAAAAGAAAAAAAAGGGATAATTTAAAGGTGTATCCTTATGGAGATGCACCGCAAAAAGATACGGTTTTTGCAAATTTAGATTATGCTAAAATAGATAGTTCTGTAGATTTTTTGTTTGATTCAATAAACCAAACAAGAGCGGTTTTAATCATTTATAAAGATCAAATTGTTTTAGAAAAATATGCCGATGGATTTTCTAAAGAATCAAAATTATTGGGTTGGTCCATGACTAAAAGTATTTTAAGTACTGTTTTTGGTGTTTTAGAACATCAAGGAAAATTGGGTGTAAATGATAAAGCACCAATTGCGTCATGGCAAAAAGATGAACGAAAAAATATTACCATTAGTAATTTATTACAAATGAATTCTGGTTTGGAATGGGATGAAAATTACGAAGAAATTTCTGACGCTACTAAAATGCTTTTTTTAGATAGAGATATGACCAAAATGCAAGAAAACAAACCTTTGGTTGGTAAGCCAAACGAAACTTGGAATTACTCTTCTGGAACCACTAATTTATTATCTGGAATTTTAAGAAGCTATTTTAAAACACATCAAGAATATTTAGATTTTTGGTATTCAGATTTTATTGATAAGATAGGAATGAATTCTATGCTCTTAGAAGCCGATTTAAGCGGAAATTACGTAGGTTCTTCTTATTCTTGGGCAACGACAAGAGATTGGGGTAAATTCGGTCTTTTATACCTTAAAAACGGAAATTGGAACGGAGAACAATTATTTACAAAAAAATGGGTAGATTATATAACCACACCAACACCAACTTCTGATGGAACTTATGGTGCTCAGTTTTGGTTAAATGCAGAAAACCACTTTAAAGATGTGCCTAGTAATATGTATTATGCGGATGGTTTTCAAGGACAAAGGGTATATGTTTTACCCGATCAAGAAATGGTTATTGTACGTTTTGGGTTGAAAAACTTTGATGAAAATGAGTTTTTAAAAGGTGTTATTTCTGCTATTGAAGAATAATACCATTTGTAAAAAAATAGGTTGAATTATTTAGTCCTTTCCTTTTATCAAACTAAGTGCTACAGCTACAATTCCTAATGCTATTGTAATATAAGAGTTTGTATTGTCTTGTGCTTTTACTAAATCTAAATCGCCAATAGAAATTTCGGTTTCTGGCTGTACCATTGTGTAAATTCCATAAACAAGAAGTACTACTCCTGCAGATAATAAAATTGTTTTAATTGTTTTGTTCATAATTTTGTTTTTTTAAAGTTACAAAAAATAGTTGAGCATAAAAAAACCACGCAAAAAGCGTGGTTTAATCTTTATACAAAAAGCAACTGCGTTGCCTTACAAATCGAAACCAATATTTACATTTAATTTCTCTGCAATTAACTTGGTAATACGTTGTTTTACCTCTGGTATTTTAACGCTTTCTAAAACCGTATTTGCAAAAGCAAACATTAATAATGCTTTTCCTTCTTTTTTAGGAATACCACGTTGTTGCATGTAAAATAAAGCTTCATCATCTAATTGACCAATAGTACAACCGTGAGAACATTTTACATCATCAGCAAAAATTTCTAGTTGAGGTTTTGCATTAATGGTTGCTTTATCACTTAATAAAACGTTGTTGTTTTGTTGATAAGCATTTGTTTTTTGAGCTTCTTTATTTACAATTACTTTACCGTTAAAAACAGCTGTAGAACGCTCATCATAAATTCCTTTATAATCTTGATGACTTTCACAATTTGGCTCAATATGGTGTACCAAAGTATGATGATCTACGTGTTGTTTTCCTTCAATAATGGTAATTCCTTTTAAGATAGAGTCTATATATTCTCCTTTTTGATAAAAGTTTAAATTGTTTCTAGTGATATTTCCTCCAAAAGAAAAAGTATGCACAGATACAACAGTATTAGATTGTTGTTCTACAAAAGTATTGTCTACTAATGATGCATTATTATCATCATTTTGAATTTTGTAATAATCTACAAAAGCTCTTTTATCAGCAAATATTTCTGTAACCGAATTTGTTAAAACTGGGTTGCTTGTTAAACTTTGATGACGTTCTATAATTTGAACATGAGCATTCTCTCCAACAACAATTAAATTTCTAGGTTGTAGCATGGTTGCAGCTTCTGAACC
The nucleotide sequence above comes from Polaribacter butkevichii. Encoded proteins:
- a CDS encoding aminotransferase class V-fold PLP-dependent enzyme, with the translated sequence MINVDKIREDFPILKRTVHGKPLVYFDNAATSQTPQVVIDAIVDYYSNYNANIHRGVHTLSQEATDKYEQARIKIQKHFNAKEAYEIILTSGTTDSINRVAAGFATLLNAGDEIIVSALEHHSNIVPWQMLCEKTGAILKVIPMLEDGSLNMEAYHNLLNEKTKLVFCNHVSNALGTVNPIEEIINAAHKVNAAVLIDGAQATPHIKPDVQALNVDFYVASAHKLCGPTGVGMLYGKQEWLEKLPPYQGGGEMIATVTFEKTTYAGLPHKFEAGTPNICGGIAFGAAIDYLNSIGFDEIAAYENELLAYGTQELLKIEGLKIYGTTKEKTSVISFNVNDIHPYDIGSILDKLGIAVRTGHHCAQPIMDFYKIPGTIRASFSFYNTKEEIDVLVAGVKRATMMLS
- a CDS encoding serine hydrolase domain-containing protein encodes the protein MKIFKRILLLVLILVLSTIIYNYPKLNMLSGYSAKNIASSVFVANRTLAFTDKTDNNFAPVNLASDAIDLESKIAISSAFGLLTRKAVYRKGLGAVLTLTEKDETANYLVPKRKKRDNLKVYPYGDAPQKDTVFANLDYAKIDSSVDFLFDSINQTRAVLIIYKDQIVLEKYADGFSKESKLLGWSMTKSILSTVFGVLEHQGKLGVNDKAPIASWQKDERKNITISNLLQMNSGLEWDENYEEISDATKMLFLDRDMTKMQENKPLVGKPNETWNYSSGTTNLLSGILRSYFKTHQEYLDFWYSDFIDKIGMNSMLLEADLSGNYVGSSYSWATTRDWGKFGLLYLKNGNWNGEQLFTKKWVDYITTPTPTSDGTYGAQFWLNAENHFKDVPSNMYYADGFQGQRVYVLPDQEMVIVRFGLKNFDENEFLKGVISAIEE
- the sufD gene encoding Fe-S cluster assembly protein SufD, with amino-acid sequence MELKEKLISSYVAFENGIDINSDVHEIRSKAFQNFEALGFPTKKLEEWKYTSLNSVLKQDYSIFPNKANNIELADVKQYFIHDIDTYKIVFVDGKYSSFLSETTHDTVDVCLMSAALTKPQYKSVIENYFNKVAKQDNLTSLNTAFATEGAYINIPKNVEVKKPIQIINFTTGSEAATMLQPRNLIVVGENAHVQIIERHQSLTSNPVLTNSVTEIFADKRAFVDYYKIQNDDNNASLVDNTFVEQQSNTVVSVHTFSFGGNITRNNLNFYQKGEYIDSILKGITIIEGKQHVDHHTLVHHIEPNCESHQDYKGIYDERSTAVFNGKVIVNKEAQKTNAYQQNNNVLLSDKATINAKPQLEIFADDVKCSHGCTIGQLDDEALFYMQQRGIPKKEGKALLMFAFANTVLESVKIPEVKQRITKLIAEKLNVNIGFDL